One genomic segment of Bombina bombina isolate aBomBom1 chromosome 4, aBomBom1.pri, whole genome shotgun sequence includes these proteins:
- the DSE gene encoding dermatan-sulfate epimerase isoform X2: MYETSYRRGWGFQYLHNHQPTNCVALLTGSLVMMNQGYLQEAYFWTKQVLTIMEKSIVLLNDITDGSLYEGVAYGSYTTRSLFQYIFLVQRHFDINHFNHPWLKEHFAFMYRTVLPGFQRTVAIADSNYNWFYGPESQLVFLDKFVLRNGSGNWLAEQIQANRVQEGPGTPAKGQRWCTLHTEFLWYDATLQPEPPPDFGVPRLHFFEDWGVVTYGSFLPAEINRPFLSFKSGKIGGRAIFDIVHKNKYKEWIKGWRNFNAGHEHPDQNSFTFAPNGFPFITEALYGPKYTFLNNVLMFSPAVSDTCFAPWQGQVTEDCTSKWLKYRYGEAADSQGKVVAALEKTGIVFIRGEGVGAYSPDLKLKTVQRNLVLLHPQLLLLVDHIHLEHGSTLEATTSYFHNVDMPFEETSVDGVHGAILRHKDGMYKMFWMDDTGLSEKAVISSSVYPHGYPYNGTNYVNVTTHLRKPITRAIYLFIGPSVDVESFSVHGDYQQVDVYLATAEHAYAVYLFTGDTPSQSIYAKVVADRQKIVFDKSSSIMSSTPVEVKDYVTIVEQNLQHFKPVFQQMEKKILSKVRNTDSFRKTAERLLRFSDKRNTEEAIEKIFAISQQQRQQEKTKKIKKGTKNYKFINAVPDIFAQIEVNEKQTRLKAMARAESELPADEDEEMKDLLDFVDEPYAKKKSSSFSRQDSLHMLTTLHGGPNSISASYTRLFLILNIAIFLVLLALQLSRFLKTKSMHRKKCLYAILLVDFCILMWLYSSCYRSQC; the protein is encoded by the exons GGTACCTGCAAGAAGCCTACTTCTGGACAAAGCAAGTTCTGACCATCATGGAGAAGTCTATTGTTTTGTTGAATGATATTACGGATGGTTCCTTGTATGAAGGAGTGGCATATGGCAGCTACACCACTAGATCTCTCTTTCAGTACATCTTTCTTGTCCAAAGGCATTTTGACATCAATCATTTTAACCATCCCTGGCTGAAAGAGCACTTTGCCTTTATGTATAGAACTGTCCTGCCAG GGTTTCAAAGAACTGTTGCAATAGCAGACTCAAATTACAACTGGTTCTATGGACCCGAGAGCCAGTTAGTGTTTTTGGACAAATTTGTATTAAGGAATGGAAGTGGTAACTGGTTGGCAGAGCAGATCCAGGCAAACCGGGTGCAAGAAGGACCTGGGACTCCAGCCAAAGGACAACGATGGTGCACGCTGCATACAGAGTTTCTTTG GTATGATGCAACTTTACAACCGGAACCACCACCTGATTTTGGCGTACCACGGCTACATTTTTTTGAGGATTGGGGAGTGGTGACATACGGAAGTTTTCTGCCAGCTGAAATAAACAGACCTTTTCTTTCCTTCAAGTCTGGAAAAATTGGAGGTCGTGCAATATTTGATATtgttcacaaaaataaatataaagagtgGATCAAGGGGTGGAGGAATTTCAATGCCGGACACGAACATCCTGATCAGAATTCATTCACTTTTGCACCTAATGGTTTTCCTTTTATAACAGAAGCTTTATATGGACCAAAATATACTTTCTTAAACAATGTTTTAATGTTTTCACCTGCAGTATCTGATACTTGCTTTGCTCCGTGGCAAGGTCAGGTTACTGAAGACTGTACATCAAAGTGGTTGAAATATAGATATGGCGAAGCTGCAGACTCTCAAGGAAAGGTGGTAGCAGCTTTGGAGAAAACTGGGATTGTTTTTATTAGGGGGGAAGGAGTTGGTGCTTACAGTCCTGACTTGAAATTAAAAACTGTTCAAAGAAATTTAGTTTTACTCCATCCACAACTGCTGCTTCTTGTAGACCATATTCATTTAGAACATGGCAGCACTTTGGAAGCAACAACCAGCTATTTCCACAATGTGGATATGCCTTTTGAGGAGACATCTGTTGATGGTGTCCATGGGGCAATACTCAGACACAAAGATGGAATGTATAAAATGTTTTGGATGGATGACACTGGCTTGAGTGAGAAAGCAGTCATTTCATCAAGTGTATATCCCCATGGATACCCATACAATGGGACGAACTATGTAAATGTTACAACCCATCTCAGGAAACCAATCACTAGAGCCATTTATCTTTTTATTGGACCTTCTGTGGATGTTGAGAGTTTTAGTGTCCATGGAGACTACCAGCAGGTGGATGTGTACCTTGCAACTGCTGAACATGCATACGCAGTTTACCTTTTCACAGGAGATACCCCCAGCCAGTCAATTTATGCTAAGGTTGTTGCAGACAGACAGAAAATAGTCTTTGACAAGAGTTCATCCATCATGAGCTCTACACCAGTAGAAGTAAAAGATTATGTCACAATCGTGGAGCAAAATCTTCAGCATTTTAAGCCAGTTTTTCAACAAATGGAAAAGAAAATCCTGTCTAAAGTCCGAAATACAGACAGTTTTCGTAAGACAGCAGAGCGGCTGCTAAGATTTTCAGATAAACGAAATACAGAGGAAGCCATTGAAAAGATATTTGCCATTTCACAACAGCAGAGGCAGCAAGAAaagaccaaaaaaataaaaaagggcacaAAAAATTACAAGTTTATCAATGCTGTCCCAGACATTTTTGCACAAATAGAGGTAAACGAAAAGCAGACGCGACTGAAAGCAATGGCACGTGCTGAAAGTGAACTTCCAGCTGATGAAGATGAAGAAATGAAAGATCTTTTGGATTTTGTAGATGAACCATATGCCAAGAAGAAAAGCAGTTCATTCAGCAGACAAGACTCCCTGCATATGCTTACAACTCTTCATGGTGGCCCCAACTCAATATCTGCCTCTTACACCAGACTTTTTCTTATCTTAAACATAGCCATTTTTCTAGTTCTTCTAGCGTTGCAATTATCACGGTTTTTAAAGACTAAGAGTATGCATCGAAAAAAATGCCTCTATGCCATACTTTTAGTTGATTTTTGTATATTAATGTGGTTGTATTCATCCTGTTATAGATCACAGTGTTAG